Proteins encoded together in one Bacillus marinisedimentorum window:
- a CDS encoding M4 family metallopeptidase, with amino-acid sequence MKKGLSIALAAGLVFSSGYPAVNAMSNESIQQSMEQMDVKNKSASENGKVPSFLSGKLSSKPMKTEKEIKSFLKEKESLFQINPYNELTLLDVKTDELGMKHYHYIQSVKGVPVDGSEFTVHTDKEGIVTAINGTLKPDAVKKTRQTRPELQKEAAIDEAWRFIDLTKEETSNGPSESPAELPKDAGNTGTVEKGKLLVHEKDGEFNLAYKVELQFIDPYPANWQIFVNAVNGNVVEAYNAVTEGATSGYGYGVANDYKPLNTYNSNGTYYLYDVTKPMSGVIRTTTARNGTSIPGWYSVDSNNAWTANSQAADVDAHAYAEDVYDYYYNTHNRNSFDNNGATITSTVHYGYNYNNAFWNGSQMVYGDGDGTQFAPLSGADDVVAHEITHAVTERTAGLQYQYQSGALNESMSDVFGYFVDSEDWLMGEDVYTPGVPGDALRSMSNPEAYGQPAHMNDFVNTSSDNGGVHTNSGIPNKAAYLTISSIGKSKAEKIYYRALTVYMTSTTDFSNARAALLQSASDLYGYGSSTYNSVRNAWDQVGVY; translated from the coding sequence ATGAAAAAAGGACTATCAATTGCACTGGCGGCGGGGCTGGTGTTCAGTTCAGGTTACCCTGCAGTGAATGCGATGAGCAATGAAAGCATTCAGCAATCAATGGAACAGATGGATGTTAAGAATAAATCTGCAAGTGAAAACGGCAAAGTCCCTTCGTTTTTATCTGGCAAGCTTTCCTCAAAACCTATGAAAACAGAAAAAGAAATTAAGTCTTTCCTAAAGGAAAAAGAATCCCTCTTTCAAATAAACCCATACAATGAGCTGACCCTTTTGGATGTCAAGACTGATGAACTTGGCATGAAGCATTACCATTACATCCAATCAGTAAAGGGAGTGCCGGTTGACGGTTCCGAATTCACGGTACATACGGACAAGGAAGGTATCGTAACGGCAATAAACGGTACGCTGAAGCCGGATGCCGTTAAAAAAACCAGGCAAACAAGACCGGAATTGCAAAAGGAAGCCGCCATCGATGAAGCATGGAGATTCATTGATTTAACGAAGGAAGAGACAAGCAACGGTCCTTCAGAATCACCTGCGGAACTTCCGAAAGACGCAGGGAACACCGGTACAGTTGAAAAAGGAAAACTCCTCGTCCATGAGAAGGATGGAGAGTTCAATTTAGCTTATAAAGTTGAACTTCAGTTTATCGATCCATATCCTGCTAACTGGCAAATTTTTGTGAATGCGGTTAACGGGAATGTCGTGGAGGCATACAATGCAGTGACAGAAGGGGCAACATCCGGATATGGCTACGGTGTAGCGAACGATTATAAGCCCCTGAATACCTACAATTCCAACGGAACCTACTACCTATATGATGTAACCAAACCGATGAGCGGTGTCATCCGCACGACTACAGCTCGAAACGGCACATCAATTCCAGGCTGGTATTCTGTTGACAGCAATAACGCATGGACAGCAAACTCACAGGCTGCAGATGTCGATGCTCACGCGTATGCCGAGGATGTCTATGATTACTATTATAATACACATAACCGCAACAGCTTTGATAACAATGGTGCGACCATTACATCGACTGTCCACTACGGCTATAACTATAACAATGCTTTCTGGAACGGTTCCCAAATGGTATACGGCGACGGGGACGGAACCCAATTTGCGCCTCTGTCCGGTGCAGACGATGTGGTTGCCCATGAAATTACACATGCTGTGACAGAACGGACGGCAGGACTGCAGTATCAATACCAGTCCGGTGCGCTGAATGAATCAATGTCGGATGTATTCGGGTATTTTGTGGATTCTGAAGACTGGCTGATGGGTGAAGATGTGTATACGCCGGGTGTTCCCGGAGATGCACTCCGCAGCATGTCCAACCCGGAAGCATACGGCCAGCCGGCTCACATGAATGATTTTGTGAATACCTCGAGTGATAACGGCGGGGTTCATACGAACAGCGGCATTCCGAATAAAGCCGCTTATCTGACCATATCATCAATCGGCAAATCAAAAGCCGAAAAAATATATTACCGTGCACTGACAGTCTATATGACATCTACGACTGACTTCAGCAACGCCAGAGCCGCATTGCTGCAGTCGGCATCCGACCTGTACGGATACGGCAGTTCCACTTACAACTCCGTACGAAATGCATGGGACCAGGTCGGTGTCTATTAA